A genomic segment from Poecilia reticulata strain Guanapo linkage group LG3, Guppy_female_1.0+MT, whole genome shotgun sequence encodes:
- the btbd10b gene encoding BTB/POZ domain-containing protein 10 isoform X2: MAARLQSYDSNSSDTENWERVTPNRPRKLCKHSSSQARASRVEAEQRNMSLHGASGGCDRSRDRRRSSDRSRDSSHEREGQLTPCIRNVTSPTRQHNSDRERDGPSSRPSSPRPQRISPSGSSSSGVVSSRNSSLSSSDGTFKSLGVGEMVFVYDNPKEGGANAPVGNRNTRTSERVTLIVDNTRFVIDPSIFTAQPNTMLGRMFGSGREHNFTRPNEKGEYEVAEGISSTVFRAILDYYKSGIIRCPDGISIPELREACDYLCISFDYSTIKCRDLSALMHELSNDGARHQFEFYLEEMVLPLMVASAQSGERECHIVVLTDDDVVDWDEEYPPQMGEEYSQIIYSTKLYRFFKYIENRDVAKSVLKERGLKKIRLGIEGYPTYKEKVKKRPGGRPEVIYNYVQRPFIRMSWEKEEGKSRHVDFQCVKSKSITNLAAAAADIPQDQLVVMHPGPQVDELDILPNHPPSGNHYSNNYSNEPDPDAPSPAV, encoded by the exons ATGGCAGCACGTCTGCAGTCATATGACAGTAACTCTAGTGACACGGAAAACTGGGAACGCGTAACACCGAACCGACCTCGCAAACTCTGCAAGCATTCGAG CAGTCAGGCCAGAGCTTCTCGAGTGGAGGCAGAACAGAGGAACATGAGCTTGCATGGTGCCAGTGGGGGTTGCGACCGCTCACGTGACCGCCGTCGTTCCAGCGATCGCTCTAGGGACTCCTCACATGAGAGGGAAGGGCAACTAACCCCTTGCATTCGAAACGTCACCTCACCCACCCGCCAACACAACAGTG ATCGAGAGCGAGATGGTCCTTCATCAAGGCCCAGTAGCCCCAGGCCTCAGAGAATCTCACCCAGTGGTTCCAGCAGCAGCGGAGTTGTGAGCAGTCGCAACAGTAGCTTGTCCAGTTCTGACGGCACCTTCAAAAGTTTGGGCGTCGGAGAAATGGTTTTCGTCTATGACAATCCTAAGGAGGGTGGCGCAAATGCCCCCGTTGGAAACCGAAACACGAGAACCTCAGAGAGAGTCACTCTGATAGTCGACAACACACGCTTTGTAATAGACCCTTCCATCTTCACTGCACAACCCAACACCATGTTGGGCAG GATGTTTGGCTCTGGAAGGGAACATAACTTTACAAGGCCCAACGAGAAGGGGGAGTACGAGGTGGCCGAGGGCATCAGCTCAACAGTTTTCCGAGCAATTTTG GATTACTACAAATCTGGGATAATCCGTTGTCCAGATGGAATCTCCATCCCTGAGTTGCGGGAGGCGTGTGACTATCTATGCATCTCCTTCGACTATAGCACCATCAAATGCAGAGACCTTA GTGCCCTGATGCATGAGCTGTCCAATGACGGTGCTCGACATCAGTTTGAGTTTTACCTCGAGGAAATGGTTCTGCCCTTAATGGTGGCCAGTGCTCAGAGTGGAGAGAGAGAATGTCACATTGTAGTTCTGACAGATGATGATGTGGTGGACTGGGATGAAGAGTATCCACCACAAATGGGCGAGGAGTATTCGCAGA TTATTTACAGCACAAAACTGTACAGATTTTTCAAGTATATCGAGAACCGAGATGTTGCCAAATCAGTTTTAAAGGAGAGGGGACTGAAGAAAATAAGGCTGGGTATTGAAG GTTACCCCACTTATAAGGAGAAAGTGAAGAAGCGCCCAGGGGGTCGCCCCGAGGTGATCTACAACTATGTGCAGAGGCCCTTCATCCGCATGTCCTGGGAAAAGGAAGAGGGCAAAAGCCGACATGTGGACTTTCAGTGTGTAAAGTCCAAGTCCATCACCAAcctggctgcagcagctgcagatatCCCCCAGGACCAGCTGGTTGTGATGCACCCTGGCCCACAGGTGGATGAACTGGACATCCTACCCAATCACCCACCCAGTGGGAATCACTACAGCAACAACTACAGCAACGAGCCTGATCCTGATGCACCTTCACCTGCTGTCTGA
- the btbd10b gene encoding BTB/POZ domain-containing protein 10 isoform X1 gives MAARLQSYDSNSSDTENWERVTPNRPRKLCKHSSSSQARASRVEAEQRNMSLHGASGGCDRSRDRRRSSDRSRDSSHEREGQLTPCIRNVTSPTRQHNSDRERDGPSSRPSSPRPQRISPSGSSSSGVVSSRNSSLSSSDGTFKSLGVGEMVFVYDNPKEGGANAPVGNRNTRTSERVTLIVDNTRFVIDPSIFTAQPNTMLGRMFGSGREHNFTRPNEKGEYEVAEGISSTVFRAILDYYKSGIIRCPDGISIPELREACDYLCISFDYSTIKCRDLSALMHELSNDGARHQFEFYLEEMVLPLMVASAQSGERECHIVVLTDDDVVDWDEEYPPQMGEEYSQIIYSTKLYRFFKYIENRDVAKSVLKERGLKKIRLGIEGYPTYKEKVKKRPGGRPEVIYNYVQRPFIRMSWEKEEGKSRHVDFQCVKSKSITNLAAAAADIPQDQLVVMHPGPQVDELDILPNHPPSGNHYSNNYSNEPDPDAPSPAV, from the exons ATGGCAGCACGTCTGCAGTCATATGACAGTAACTCTAGTGACACGGAAAACTGGGAACGCGTAACACCGAACCGACCTCGCAAACTCTGCAAGCATTCGAG CAGCAGTCAGGCCAGAGCTTCTCGAGTGGAGGCAGAACAGAGGAACATGAGCTTGCATGGTGCCAGTGGGGGTTGCGACCGCTCACGTGACCGCCGTCGTTCCAGCGATCGCTCTAGGGACTCCTCACATGAGAGGGAAGGGCAACTAACCCCTTGCATTCGAAACGTCACCTCACCCACCCGCCAACACAACAGTG ATCGAGAGCGAGATGGTCCTTCATCAAGGCCCAGTAGCCCCAGGCCTCAGAGAATCTCACCCAGTGGTTCCAGCAGCAGCGGAGTTGTGAGCAGTCGCAACAGTAGCTTGTCCAGTTCTGACGGCACCTTCAAAAGTTTGGGCGTCGGAGAAATGGTTTTCGTCTATGACAATCCTAAGGAGGGTGGCGCAAATGCCCCCGTTGGAAACCGAAACACGAGAACCTCAGAGAGAGTCACTCTGATAGTCGACAACACACGCTTTGTAATAGACCCTTCCATCTTCACTGCACAACCCAACACCATGTTGGGCAG GATGTTTGGCTCTGGAAGGGAACATAACTTTACAAGGCCCAACGAGAAGGGGGAGTACGAGGTGGCCGAGGGCATCAGCTCAACAGTTTTCCGAGCAATTTTG GATTACTACAAATCTGGGATAATCCGTTGTCCAGATGGAATCTCCATCCCTGAGTTGCGGGAGGCGTGTGACTATCTATGCATCTCCTTCGACTATAGCACCATCAAATGCAGAGACCTTA GTGCCCTGATGCATGAGCTGTCCAATGACGGTGCTCGACATCAGTTTGAGTTTTACCTCGAGGAAATGGTTCTGCCCTTAATGGTGGCCAGTGCTCAGAGTGGAGAGAGAGAATGTCACATTGTAGTTCTGACAGATGATGATGTGGTGGACTGGGATGAAGAGTATCCACCACAAATGGGCGAGGAGTATTCGCAGA TTATTTACAGCACAAAACTGTACAGATTTTTCAAGTATATCGAGAACCGAGATGTTGCCAAATCAGTTTTAAAGGAGAGGGGACTGAAGAAAATAAGGCTGGGTATTGAAG GTTACCCCACTTATAAGGAGAAAGTGAAGAAGCGCCCAGGGGGTCGCCCCGAGGTGATCTACAACTATGTGCAGAGGCCCTTCATCCGCATGTCCTGGGAAAAGGAAGAGGGCAAAAGCCGACATGTGGACTTTCAGTGTGTAAAGTCCAAGTCCATCACCAAcctggctgcagcagctgcagatatCCCCCAGGACCAGCTGGTTGTGATGCACCCTGGCCCACAGGTGGATGAACTGGACATCCTACCCAATCACCCACCCAGTGGGAATCACTACAGCAACAACTACAGCAACGAGCCTGATCCTGATGCACCTTCACCTGCTGTCTGA
- the btbd10b gene encoding BTB/POZ domain-containing protein 10 isoform X3 has protein sequence MSLHGASGGCDRSRDRRRSSDRSRDSSHEREGQLTPCIRNVTSPTRQHNSDRERDGPSSRPSSPRPQRISPSGSSSSGVVSSRNSSLSSSDGTFKSLGVGEMVFVYDNPKEGGANAPVGNRNTRTSERVTLIVDNTRFVIDPSIFTAQPNTMLGRMFGSGREHNFTRPNEKGEYEVAEGISSTVFRAILDYYKSGIIRCPDGISIPELREACDYLCISFDYSTIKCRDLSALMHELSNDGARHQFEFYLEEMVLPLMVASAQSGERECHIVVLTDDDVVDWDEEYPPQMGEEYSQIIYSTKLYRFFKYIENRDVAKSVLKERGLKKIRLGIEGYPTYKEKVKKRPGGRPEVIYNYVQRPFIRMSWEKEEGKSRHVDFQCVKSKSITNLAAAAADIPQDQLVVMHPGPQVDELDILPNHPPSGNHYSNNYSNEPDPDAPSPAV, from the exons ATGAGCTTGCATGGTGCCAGTGGGGGTTGCGACCGCTCACGTGACCGCCGTCGTTCCAGCGATCGCTCTAGGGACTCCTCACATGAGAGGGAAGGGCAACTAACCCCTTGCATTCGAAACGTCACCTCACCCACCCGCCAACACAACAGTG ATCGAGAGCGAGATGGTCCTTCATCAAGGCCCAGTAGCCCCAGGCCTCAGAGAATCTCACCCAGTGGTTCCAGCAGCAGCGGAGTTGTGAGCAGTCGCAACAGTAGCTTGTCCAGTTCTGACGGCACCTTCAAAAGTTTGGGCGTCGGAGAAATGGTTTTCGTCTATGACAATCCTAAGGAGGGTGGCGCAAATGCCCCCGTTGGAAACCGAAACACGAGAACCTCAGAGAGAGTCACTCTGATAGTCGACAACACACGCTTTGTAATAGACCCTTCCATCTTCACTGCACAACCCAACACCATGTTGGGCAG GATGTTTGGCTCTGGAAGGGAACATAACTTTACAAGGCCCAACGAGAAGGGGGAGTACGAGGTGGCCGAGGGCATCAGCTCAACAGTTTTCCGAGCAATTTTG GATTACTACAAATCTGGGATAATCCGTTGTCCAGATGGAATCTCCATCCCTGAGTTGCGGGAGGCGTGTGACTATCTATGCATCTCCTTCGACTATAGCACCATCAAATGCAGAGACCTTA GTGCCCTGATGCATGAGCTGTCCAATGACGGTGCTCGACATCAGTTTGAGTTTTACCTCGAGGAAATGGTTCTGCCCTTAATGGTGGCCAGTGCTCAGAGTGGAGAGAGAGAATGTCACATTGTAGTTCTGACAGATGATGATGTGGTGGACTGGGATGAAGAGTATCCACCACAAATGGGCGAGGAGTATTCGCAGA TTATTTACAGCACAAAACTGTACAGATTTTTCAAGTATATCGAGAACCGAGATGTTGCCAAATCAGTTTTAAAGGAGAGGGGACTGAAGAAAATAAGGCTGGGTATTGAAG GTTACCCCACTTATAAGGAGAAAGTGAAGAAGCGCCCAGGGGGTCGCCCCGAGGTGATCTACAACTATGTGCAGAGGCCCTTCATCCGCATGTCCTGGGAAAAGGAAGAGGGCAAAAGCCGACATGTGGACTTTCAGTGTGTAAAGTCCAAGTCCATCACCAAcctggctgcagcagctgcagatatCCCCCAGGACCAGCTGGTTGTGATGCACCCTGGCCCACAGGTGGATGAACTGGACATCCTACCCAATCACCCACCCAGTGGGAATCACTACAGCAACAACTACAGCAACGAGCCTGATCCTGATGCACCTTCACCTGCTGTCTGA